A single genomic interval of Megalobrama amblycephala isolate DHTTF-2021 linkage group LG15, ASM1881202v1, whole genome shotgun sequence harbors:
- the erc1a gene encoding ELKS/Rab6-interacting/CAST family member 1a isoform X1 — MYGSSRSVSKMDSNHGGGRNNQGNSGRSPRLPRSPRMGHRRTNSMGGSGGGPGGSGGKTLSMENIQSLNAAYATSGPMYMSDNEVAIGTSSDLPKSGVATGRFGGSIPYGVRGTVTGSTPDMAMVPAVSTDSMGFGGEIHAASTVPHSLRQARDNTIMELQAQLKEVLRENELLRKEIEVKESKLSSSMSSIKSFWSPELKKERALRKDEASKIVVWKEQYRAVQDETQHLQTTVQALQAELRIQRDLNQLLQPPGEPLACEPSEEQERQARELFLLRRTLEEMEVRMETQRQTLAARDDSVKKLLEMLHSKGPSAKASEEDHERTRRLADAEMHAHHLENLLEQRDKELAALREELHRRLEGTPETTKTKALQTVIEMKDSQIGSLERGLRELEDQVMMLRSSSMLSCEERQEEAKQMEVYRNHTKFMKNKMDQVKQDLSRKDTQLLGLQTKLETLTNQFSDSKQHIEVLKESLTAKEQRAAILQTEVDALRLRLEEKETMLNKKSKQIQEMSEEKSTLNGEIHDLKDMLDVKERKVNVLQKKIENLQEQLRDKEKQMSSLRERVKSLQTDTSNTDTALTTLEDSLAEKERIIERLKEQRDREEREKAEELDNSKKELRELKEKVSMLQGDLSDRETSLLDLKEHASSLASSGLKKDSKLKSLEIALEQRREECTKLENQLKKAQSAAANSQANAEISERISSLEADVARHREDSAKAQAEVDRLLDILRQMENEKNDKDRKISELESVASRQMKEQSKKSSGKHKEPPGKGRNVNDGPQQESLRQKAERIEELEEALRESVQITAEREMVLAQEEAARTHQEKQMEELLGAMEKVKLELESMKAKMSSTQQSLAEKEAHLTTLRAERRRHLEEVLEMKQEALLAAISEKDANIALLELSSSKKKKTQEEVAQLRREKDRLVQQLKQQTQNRMKLMADNYDDGYLKTPPDQTNHKPPKSPDQDDEEGIWA, encoded by the exons ATGTACGGAAGTTCGCGCTCGGTGAGCAAAATGGACAGTAATCACGGCGGGGGTAGAAACAACCAGGGCAACTCGGGTCGCTCGCCGCGACTGCCTCGGTCACCCCGCATGGGCCACCGTCGCACCAACAGCATGGGGGGCAGCGGCGGAGGCCCGGGCGGCTCTGGAGGCAAGACGTTGTCCATGGAGAACATTCAATCTCTAAATGCAGCCTATGCTACGTCAGGGCCGATGTACATGAGCGACAACGAGGTCGCAATCGGCACCTCCTCTGACCTCCCAAAGAGCGGAGTAGCGACGGGACGCTTTGGAGGAAGCATTCCCTATGGGGTCCGGGGAACGGTCACAGGCAGCACACCTGACATGGCCATGGTGCCGGCAGTGTCGACCGACTCTATGGGCTTTGGAGGGGAGATCCATGCAGCTTCAACCGTTCCTCACTCCCTACGTCAAGCAAGGGACAACACCATCATGGAGCTCCAAGCCCAGCTCAAGGAGGTGCTGAGGGAGAACGAGCTCCTTCGGAAGGAGATCGAGGTGAAAGAGAGCAAGCTCAGCTCCTCCATGAGCTCCATCAAAAGCTTCTGGAGCCCGGAGCTGAAGAAGGAACGTGCACTGCGCAAAGACGAGGCGTCCAAAATAGTAGTGTGGAAGGAGCAGTACCGTGCAGTACAAGATGAGACACAG CACCTGCAGACAACCGTGCAGGCGCTGCAGGCCGAGCTGCGCATCCAGCGTGACTTGAACCAGCTGCTCCAGCCACCTGGGGAGCCGCTGGCCTGTGAGCCCAGCGAGGAGCAGGAAAGGCAGGCTCGAGAGCTGTTCTTGCTCCGCCGTACCTTAGAGGAGATGGAGGTTCGCATGGAGACCCAGCGGCAGACGCTAGCTGCTCGTGATGACTCTGTCAAAAAGCTCCTGGAGATGCTGCACAGCAAGGGACCCTCGGCTAAAGCCAGTGAAGAGGATCACGAGCGCACACGTCGCCTCGCAGATGCTGAGATGCACGCGCACCACCTGGAGAACCTTCTAGAACAGCGTGATAAAGAGCTAGCGGCTTTGAGAGAG GAGCTGCATCGCCGCCTCGAGGGGACGCCAGAGACTACGAAAACCAAAGCTCTTCAGACTGTAATTGAGATGAAG GATTCTCAGATCGGTTCTCTAGAGCGGGGCCTCAGGGAGCTTGAGGATCAGGTCATGATGCTTCGATCCAGTAGCATGCTCAGCTGTGAAGAACGGCAGGAGGAGGCCAAGCAGATGGAGGTCTACCGCAACCACACCAAGTTCATGAAGAACAAG ATGGACCAAGTTAAGCAAGACCTTTCCAGGAAGGACACCCAGCTCCTCGGCTTGCAGACCAAGCTAGAAACCCTGACTAACCAGTTCTCTGACAGCAAACAGCATATTGAGGTGCTCAAAGAGTCTCTGACTGCCAAAGAACAACGTGCTGCTATTCTACAGACAGAG GTGGATGCTCTGAGGTTGCGTCTGGAGGAGAAGGAGACCATGTTAAACAAAAAGAGTAAGCAAATCCAGGAAATGTCTGAAGAAAAGAGCACACTCAACGGAGAAATCCATGATCTGAAGGACATGCTGGATGTCAAGGAGCGTAAAGTCAACGTCCTTCAGAAAAAA ATTGAAAACCTGCAGGAGCAGCTGAGGGATAAAGAGAAGCAGATGAGCAGCCTTAGAGAGAGGGTGAAGTCCCTACAGACAGACACCTCTAATACAGACACGGCCCTCACTACACTGGAGGACTCACTGGCTGAGAAG GAACGTATTATTGAGCGTCTGAAGGAGCAACGTGACCGCGAGGAGCGAGAGAAAGCAGAGGAGCTGGATAACAGTAAAAAAGAGCTGAGGGAGTTAAAGGAGAAAGTCAGCATGCTGCAGGGAGATCTGTCAGACCGAGAG ACATCTCTGCTGGACCTCAAAGAGCATGCATCGTCGCTGGCCTCATCTGGCCTGAAGAAAGACTCCAAACTCAAAAGCCTAGAGATCGCCCTTGAGCAGAGGAGGGAGGAATGCACTAAGCTCGAGAACCAACTGAAGAAG GCCCAGAGTGCCGCAGCCAATTCACAGGCCAATGCAGAGATATCTGAGCGGATTTCATCACTCGAGGCTGATGTAGCCAGACACAGAGAGGACTCTGCCAAAGCCCAGGCTGAAGTTGATCGTCTATTGGACATCCTGCGTCAGATGGAGAATGAGAAGAACGACAAGGACAGAAAAATCAGTGAGCTGGAGAG TGTGGCTTCCAG GCAAATGAAAGAGCAGAGTAAGAAGTCCTCTGGCAAACACAAGGAGCCACCAGGGAAGGGCAGAAATGTCAACGATGGCCCACAGCAG GAGTCCCTGCGGCAGAAGGCAGAGCGCATCGAGGAGCTGGAGGAGGCTCTCAGAGAGAGCGTTCAAATCACTGCCGAGAGGGAGATGGTTCTGGCACAGGAGGAGGCCGCACGAACCCACCAGGAGAAACAG ATGGAAGAGTTGCTTGGAGCGATGGAGAAGGTGAAGCTGGAGCTTGAGTCCATGAAGGCCAAGATGTCTTCCACCCAACAGTCTTTGGCTGAGAAAGAAGCTCATCTGACCACACTGAGGGCAGAGAGGAGGCGACACCTGGAGGAAGTGCTGGAGATGAA ACAGGAGGCTCTGCTGGCAGCCATAAGTGAGAAAGATGCAAACATAGCCTTGCTGGAGCTGTCTTCAtccaaaaaaaagaagacacaAGAGGAAGTGGCTCAGCTGCGGAGGGAGAAGGATCGTTTGGTGCAGCAACTCAAACAGCAG ACACAGAACCGTATGAAGCTCATGGCGGATAATTACGACGATGGCTACTTGAAAACACCACCTGACCAGACCAACCACAAACCTCCAAAATCACCCGATCAG GATGATGAGGAGGGCATTTGGGCATAG
- the erc1a gene encoding ELKS/Rab6-interacting/CAST family member 1a isoform X2 — protein MYGSSRSVSKMDSNHGGGRNNQGNSGRSPRLPRSPRMGHRRTNSMGGSGGGPGGSGGKTLSMENIQSLNAAYATSGPMYMSDNEVAIGTSSDLPKSGVATGRFGGSIPYGVRGTVTGSTPDMAMVPAVSTDSMGFGGEIHAASTVPHSLRQARDNTIMELQAQLKEVLRENELLRKEIEVKESKLSSSMSSIKSFWSPELKKERALRKDEASKIVVWKEQYRAVQDETQHLQTTVQALQAELRIQRDLNQLLQPPGEPLACEPSEEQERQARELFLLRRTLEEMEVRMETQRQTLAARDDSVKKLLEMLHSKGPSAKASEEDHERTRRLADAEMHAHHLENLLEQRDKELAALREELHRRLEGTPETTKTKALQTVIEMKDSQIGSLERGLRELEDQVMMLRSSSMLSCEERQEEAKQMEVYRNHTKFMKNKMDQVKQDLSRKDTQLLGLQTKLETLTNQFSDSKQHIEVLKESLTAKEQRAAILQTEVDALRLRLEEKETMLNKKSKQIQEMSEEKSTLNGEIHDLKDMLDVKERKVNVLQKKIENLQEQLRDKEKQMSSLRERVKSLQTDTSNTDTALTTLEDSLAEKERIIERLKEQRDREEREKAEELDNSKKELRELKEKVSMLQGDLSDRETSLLDLKEHASSLASSGLKKDSKLKSLEIALEQRREECTKLENQLKKAQSAAANSQANAEISERISSLEADVARHREDSAKAQAEVDRLLDILRQMENEKNDKDRKISELERQMKEQSKKSSGKHKEPPGKGRNVNDGPQQESLRQKAERIEELEEALRESVQITAEREMVLAQEEAARTHQEKQMEELLGAMEKVKLELESMKAKMSSTQQSLAEKEAHLTTLRAERRRHLEEVLEMKQEALLAAISEKDANIALLELSSSKKKKTQEEVAQLRREKDRLVQQLKQQTQNRMKLMADNYDDGYLKTPPDQTNHKPPKSPDQDDEEGIWA, from the exons ATGTACGGAAGTTCGCGCTCGGTGAGCAAAATGGACAGTAATCACGGCGGGGGTAGAAACAACCAGGGCAACTCGGGTCGCTCGCCGCGACTGCCTCGGTCACCCCGCATGGGCCACCGTCGCACCAACAGCATGGGGGGCAGCGGCGGAGGCCCGGGCGGCTCTGGAGGCAAGACGTTGTCCATGGAGAACATTCAATCTCTAAATGCAGCCTATGCTACGTCAGGGCCGATGTACATGAGCGACAACGAGGTCGCAATCGGCACCTCCTCTGACCTCCCAAAGAGCGGAGTAGCGACGGGACGCTTTGGAGGAAGCATTCCCTATGGGGTCCGGGGAACGGTCACAGGCAGCACACCTGACATGGCCATGGTGCCGGCAGTGTCGACCGACTCTATGGGCTTTGGAGGGGAGATCCATGCAGCTTCAACCGTTCCTCACTCCCTACGTCAAGCAAGGGACAACACCATCATGGAGCTCCAAGCCCAGCTCAAGGAGGTGCTGAGGGAGAACGAGCTCCTTCGGAAGGAGATCGAGGTGAAAGAGAGCAAGCTCAGCTCCTCCATGAGCTCCATCAAAAGCTTCTGGAGCCCGGAGCTGAAGAAGGAACGTGCACTGCGCAAAGACGAGGCGTCCAAAATAGTAGTGTGGAAGGAGCAGTACCGTGCAGTACAAGATGAGACACAG CACCTGCAGACAACCGTGCAGGCGCTGCAGGCCGAGCTGCGCATCCAGCGTGACTTGAACCAGCTGCTCCAGCCACCTGGGGAGCCGCTGGCCTGTGAGCCCAGCGAGGAGCAGGAAAGGCAGGCTCGAGAGCTGTTCTTGCTCCGCCGTACCTTAGAGGAGATGGAGGTTCGCATGGAGACCCAGCGGCAGACGCTAGCTGCTCGTGATGACTCTGTCAAAAAGCTCCTGGAGATGCTGCACAGCAAGGGACCCTCGGCTAAAGCCAGTGAAGAGGATCACGAGCGCACACGTCGCCTCGCAGATGCTGAGATGCACGCGCACCACCTGGAGAACCTTCTAGAACAGCGTGATAAAGAGCTAGCGGCTTTGAGAGAG GAGCTGCATCGCCGCCTCGAGGGGACGCCAGAGACTACGAAAACCAAAGCTCTTCAGACTGTAATTGAGATGAAG GATTCTCAGATCGGTTCTCTAGAGCGGGGCCTCAGGGAGCTTGAGGATCAGGTCATGATGCTTCGATCCAGTAGCATGCTCAGCTGTGAAGAACGGCAGGAGGAGGCCAAGCAGATGGAGGTCTACCGCAACCACACCAAGTTCATGAAGAACAAG ATGGACCAAGTTAAGCAAGACCTTTCCAGGAAGGACACCCAGCTCCTCGGCTTGCAGACCAAGCTAGAAACCCTGACTAACCAGTTCTCTGACAGCAAACAGCATATTGAGGTGCTCAAAGAGTCTCTGACTGCCAAAGAACAACGTGCTGCTATTCTACAGACAGAG GTGGATGCTCTGAGGTTGCGTCTGGAGGAGAAGGAGACCATGTTAAACAAAAAGAGTAAGCAAATCCAGGAAATGTCTGAAGAAAAGAGCACACTCAACGGAGAAATCCATGATCTGAAGGACATGCTGGATGTCAAGGAGCGTAAAGTCAACGTCCTTCAGAAAAAA ATTGAAAACCTGCAGGAGCAGCTGAGGGATAAAGAGAAGCAGATGAGCAGCCTTAGAGAGAGGGTGAAGTCCCTACAGACAGACACCTCTAATACAGACACGGCCCTCACTACACTGGAGGACTCACTGGCTGAGAAG GAACGTATTATTGAGCGTCTGAAGGAGCAACGTGACCGCGAGGAGCGAGAGAAAGCAGAGGAGCTGGATAACAGTAAAAAAGAGCTGAGGGAGTTAAAGGAGAAAGTCAGCATGCTGCAGGGAGATCTGTCAGACCGAGAG ACATCTCTGCTGGACCTCAAAGAGCATGCATCGTCGCTGGCCTCATCTGGCCTGAAGAAAGACTCCAAACTCAAAAGCCTAGAGATCGCCCTTGAGCAGAGGAGGGAGGAATGCACTAAGCTCGAGAACCAACTGAAGAAG GCCCAGAGTGCCGCAGCCAATTCACAGGCCAATGCAGAGATATCTGAGCGGATTTCATCACTCGAGGCTGATGTAGCCAGACACAGAGAGGACTCTGCCAAAGCCCAGGCTGAAGTTGATCGTCTATTGGACATCCTGCGTCAGATGGAGAATGAGAAGAACGACAAGGACAGAAAAATCAGTGAGCTGGAGAG GCAAATGAAAGAGCAGAGTAAGAAGTCCTCTGGCAAACACAAGGAGCCACCAGGGAAGGGCAGAAATGTCAACGATGGCCCACAGCAG GAGTCCCTGCGGCAGAAGGCAGAGCGCATCGAGGAGCTGGAGGAGGCTCTCAGAGAGAGCGTTCAAATCACTGCCGAGAGGGAGATGGTTCTGGCACAGGAGGAGGCCGCACGAACCCACCAGGAGAAACAG ATGGAAGAGTTGCTTGGAGCGATGGAGAAGGTGAAGCTGGAGCTTGAGTCCATGAAGGCCAAGATGTCTTCCACCCAACAGTCTTTGGCTGAGAAAGAAGCTCATCTGACCACACTGAGGGCAGAGAGGAGGCGACACCTGGAGGAAGTGCTGGAGATGAA ACAGGAGGCTCTGCTGGCAGCCATAAGTGAGAAAGATGCAAACATAGCCTTGCTGGAGCTGTCTTCAtccaaaaaaaagaagacacaAGAGGAAGTGGCTCAGCTGCGGAGGGAGAAGGATCGTTTGGTGCAGCAACTCAAACAGCAG ACACAGAACCGTATGAAGCTCATGGCGGATAATTACGACGATGGCTACTTGAAAACACCACCTGACCAGACCAACCACAAACCTCCAAAATCACCCGATCAG GATGATGAGGAGGGCATTTGGGCATAG